AACCCAATGAGAATTCTTAAGAGTAGGTTTGGTTTAAAATACCAATCTAAAATTCCCACTCTTTTTTTCTCCATTTTTTACCTCCTATCTATGTATTTAAATAATTTACCATTTTCATTATAAATAATTTATTAAAAAATTAAAAGATTTTATTATGTTATAATCAATATAATGATTATTTTAGGAGGTATGATAATGTCAAAAGTATTGGGAGAAGAAGTTTTAAGAAAAGCTATACAGGGTGAATTACAAGCAGCAAATTTTTATTCAGATGTTTCAAAATTAATCGTTAATAAAAAATCTAAATCTCTTATAGAATCTCTTTCAAATGAAGAACTTAAGCATAAGGTAATTCTTGAGAAAAGGTATAAAGAACTTTATAATAAAGATTTTGAAGAGATTCCAGGCTTTGTTTTTGACCCAAATTTAAAAATTGAAAAATTTGGGATAAATTCTAAAAGTGATGCAATAGAAATTATAAGTTCAGCAATTGAAGCTGAAAATAATGCAATCAAATTTTATTTTGAACTCATGCAAGGAGTAGAATCAAATGAAGATAAAGATTTACTTCAATCGTTAATAAATTTTGAAAATTCTCACAAACAAAGATTACAAGATGAATATGAGAAATTAAACAAAGAATTTATTTGGAATATACCTGAATAAGATGGGTGTTGTAAGTGTAAAAAATTTAACAAAGTTTTATGGAGAACTTAAAGCAGTTGATAATGTCTCTTTTGAAATTGAAGAAGGAGAGATTTTTGGTTTAATTGGACCGAATGGAGCTGGCAAAACAACTACTTTAAGAATAATTGCAACCATTCTTTCACCTACTGAAGGTGATGTAAAAATATTTGGGTATGACCTCAAAACTCAAAGCGATAAAATAAGGGAGATAATAAGTTATCTTCCTGAAGAAGCAGGTGCTTATAAATCTCTATCTGGGTTAGATTATCTTGAATTTATGGCCTCTCTTTATTCAAAAGATAATGTAGCAAAAGAAAAATATCTCAAAAACGCTCTTCAAATAGCAGATTTAGGAGATAGAATCAAGGACAAAATTGGAAGTTACAGTAAAGGAATGGTTAGAAAACTTCTTCTTGCAAGAAGTTTGATGCACTATCCTAAGTTAGCAATACTTGATGAACCAACATCAGGTCTTGATGTAATAAATTCTATTGAAATTAGAAAAATAATAAAAGAGTTCACAAAAAATGGAACAACAGTTCTTTTATCATCTCACAATATGCTTGAAGTAGAATTTTTATCAGATAGAATTGCTCTAATAAATAAAGGTAAAATTCTTCTCCAAGGAAAACCAGAAGATTTAAAGAAAGAATTTAATGCAAGAAACATAGAAGAGGTATTTATGGAGGCAGTGAATAAATGAAAAAATTTTGGGTTTTATTTAAAAAAGAGGTGAAAAGTTTAATTACACTACAACTTATTATTCCTTTGGTCATAATGGTTGTAATATTTTCATTAATTGGTAATATTGTCGGCAAACAAACCCAAAAGGCAAGTGAACCAAAATCTATAGCTATTTTAGATTATGATGATACATTTCTTTCCAAAGAAGTTATCAATACACTAACTCAGAGCAATTTTAAAGTTAAACTTCTTGATAAATATATTTCAAAAGATGATGCAATTTTAAATATAAAAAAAGAGAAAATTCAAACTTTAATTATAATTCCATTAGGCTTTCAAGATAATGTTATAAGATACATACCAACTGAAATTGAGACTTATAATATTATGACAGGATTTTCTATGATAAATATAATGCAATCAGTCTCAACAAATGCAATTTTAAATAGTATAAATGAATCAATTTCTAATAGATATATATCTGAACGTTTCATTGGAATGAACCCTGATTCAATTAAAAGACCTATAAAGGTAAAAAGTTTTGTTATGGTAAAAGATAAAATTTCAGAAACAACAATAGAGGCAATTTCAAGTGCTGTAACTTCTCAAAATACTTTTATACCAATTATATTAATGATTGTTATAATTTTTTCATCACAAATGATTGCATCTTCAATTGCACAAGAAAAAGAGAATAAAACTTTAGAAACTCTATTAACAATTCCAATAAATAGAACTTCAATTATATTTGCAAAGATGTTAAGTTCAGGAGTTATAGCTTTAATTATGTCAATCGTTTATATGGTTGGAATGAGAAATTATTTATCTGGAATAATGAGTAGCAGTGGTATATCTCAAGGAATGCAAAGTATGTCTAAGGTTTTGAGTGAACTTGGATTAACTTTTAACACAACAACATACATTATTTTAGGCATCTCTCTTTTTTTAGCAATTCTCTGTGCACTATCACTTGCAACAATATTAGCTGTTTATGCAGATAGTGTTCAAAGTGCACAAACTTTATTAACTCCTTTAATGGTTATGGTATTAATACCATATTTTCTATCTTTATTTATTGATTTAAATTCTCTTCCTTTTATAATAAAAATAATTATTTTCCTTATTCCATTTTCACACCCCTTTATGGCTAATACATTTCTTTCTTTTGGAAATTACATCTTTCCAATTATAGGAATTGTATATGAAATAGTTTTCTTTTTAGCATGTCTATATATTGCAACAAAAATATTTTCTTCTGATAAAATAATTACAACAAAGTTAAAAATCACTAAAAAAATATCTTTTTGAATTTAACTGTTAAAATAAAGTTATGAATTTAGTTGATGGAGTAATAATTTTAATTCTTATTTATGCTTGTTATGCAGGATATAAAAAGGGAATTTTTAAAATAATAATTTCTATTGCCGGATTTTTCTTAAGCATTTACCTTGCCTATAAATTTTCAACTAATTTGGCAATTTTTCTTGAAGAAAGGTTCGGTTTTATAACTAATATTAAAAACTATATAACTCCTTTAATTAATTTACCACCAGAAACTAAAATTTTATCAAACACTCAATCAAACCTTTATCTTTTTATTGATTCACTTAAACTTCCAAAATTTTTAAAATCATCATTTTTAGAAAATATTAACTTATTAACGAATTTCGAAAGCATAAATACAGTCTTTGAATCGTATATTTATTTAATTTCACTTGTAATTGCAGAGATTATTTCTTTTATTATTCTATTTTTATTCTTCATAATTATATTTTCAATTTTAAAAGGAATATTTTCATCAATATTACATAAAATTCCAATAATTGGAACACTTGATAGAATATTTGGTCTAATAATAAATATGATGCTTTTCTTTTCAATAATAATATTAATTGTTTTTATTTATTCAAATTTATTATTAAAGATAATTAAACCAGATTCTATTATTGTTAGATATTTTGAGTCATCAAAAATTGTAAAGTTTATAGAAGATAATATGGTATTTTTTAAATCTATACTTAATGCTCTTATTGTTAAAATCATGGAGGCATTGAGTTGAAAAAAATTTTGATATTAACTATTATATTTATTTTCCTTTCTTTAAATAAAATTTATGCTTTAAATGTTGACATAAGAGTTCTTTTGTTTCAAAATCCTATATATTTAGAATTTGGAGATAAGATAACCTTAAAATATAATAGTTTTGAAATTTTTAATGAAAGTAAAATTTACTATATTGAAAAAGATTTAAATACATTTAGAGTTAGAGTAGGAATCTTTATTTCTATAAACGATGCTTTAAAATACTATGATTATTTAAAAGAAAAGATTCAAGGAAAAGAGTTTTTTATAAATTTTGAAAATGGAAAATATGCTTTAGAAATTGGTGATTTCAAATCAAACGAAGAGAGAGAAACCTTTAAATTGATAAATAAACTCTATCTTATCTTTATGGAGAATGTAGATATTTCAGGTTTTTACATTTTTTTTGGATCAGAAAGATTAAAAATACAGTTGAAAAAGAATGAGTTAAATGGAATTATTTTTGAGATATATCCTCAAAATGATTTTGTTAAAGTTAATAATAGAAAGTATAG
The sequence above is drawn from the Caldisericia bacterium genome and encodes:
- a CDS encoding ferritin family protein, which translates into the protein MSKVLGEEVLRKAIQGELQAANFYSDVSKLIVNKKSKSLIESLSNEELKHKVILEKRYKELYNKDFEEIPGFVFDPNLKIEKFGINSKSDAIEIISSAIEAENNAIKFYFELMQGVESNEDKDLLQSLINFENSHKQRLQDEYEKLNKEFIWNIPE
- a CDS encoding ABC transporter ATP-binding protein, producing the protein MGVVSVKNLTKFYGELKAVDNVSFEIEEGEIFGLIGPNGAGKTTTLRIIATILSPTEGDVKIFGYDLKTQSDKIREIISYLPEEAGAYKSLSGLDYLEFMASLYSKDNVAKEKYLKNALQIADLGDRIKDKIGSYSKGMVRKLLLARSLMHYPKLAILDEPTSGLDVINSIEIRKIIKEFTKNGTTVLLSSHNMLEVEFLSDRIALINKGKILLQGKPEDLKKEFNARNIEEVFMEAVNK
- a CDS encoding ABC transporter permease, encoding MKKFWVLFKKEVKSLITLQLIIPLVIMVVIFSLIGNIVGKQTQKASEPKSIAILDYDDTFLSKEVINTLTQSNFKVKLLDKYISKDDAILNIKKEKIQTLIIIPLGFQDNVIRYIPTEIETYNIMTGFSMINIMQSVSTNAILNSINESISNRYISERFIGMNPDSIKRPIKVKSFVMVKDKISETTIEAISSAVTSQNTFIPIILMIVIIFSSQMIASSIAQEKENKTLETLLTIPINRTSIIFAKMLSSGVIALIMSIVYMVGMRNYLSGIMSSSGISQGMQSMSKVLSELGLTFNTTTYIILGISLFLAILCALSLATILAVYADSVQSAQTLLTPLMVMVLIPYFLSLFIDLNSLPFIIKIIIFLIPFSHPFMANTFLSFGNYIFPIIGIVYEIVFFLACLYIATKIFSSDKIITTKLKITKKISF
- a CDS encoding CvpA family protein, producing MNLVDGVIILILIYACYAGYKKGIFKIIISIAGFFLSIYLAYKFSTNLAIFLEERFGFITNIKNYITPLINLPPETKILSNTQSNLYLFIDSLKLPKFLKSSFLENINLLTNFESINTVFESYIYLISLVIAEIISFIILFLFFIIIFSILKGIFSSILHKIPIIGTLDRIFGLIINMMLFFSIIILIVFIYSNLLLKIIKPDSIIVRYFESSKIVKFIEDNMVFFKSILNALIVKIMEALS